The proteins below come from a single Fusarium verticillioides 7600 chromosome 3, whole genome shotgun sequence genomic window:
- a CDS encoding pre-mRNA-splicing factor SYF2, with product MAPSPTEEKEEAQQIDNMSKAQDRMARFKALQARAKTSSEKNLKEATLESQRLATDPSQLTALHRKHAIASHKLLKADVEEAGGDFERKRAWDWTVDESEKWDKRLKKKTTRRDNNAFADHTQEANKIYKRQLKNINMNMEQYEKDKKALIEKAAASGGLDIVETEDGELIAVDKDGSFYSTADSTTFAENKPDKAAVDRLVADLQRAEEQRLKKRKERMAQNGDDGDVTYINEKNKQFNQKLSRFYNKYTAEIRDSFERGTMI from the coding sequence ATGGCTCCCTCTCCTactgaagagaaggaggaggcgcAACAGATTGATAATATGTCCAAAGCCCAAGATCGCATGGCTCGATTCAAGGCCCTTCAGGCGCGAGCAAAGACTTCGTCGGAGAAAAACCTGAAAGAGGCGACACTCGAATCACAAAGGCTAGCCACAGATCCCAGCCAACTTACCGCCCTACATCGGAAACATGCGATCGCATCTCACAAACTACTCAAGGCAGACGTGGAGGAAGCGGGCGGGGATTTCGAGCGAAAGCGCGCATGGGACTGGACTGTcgatgagagcgagaagtGGGATAAAcgcctcaagaagaagacgactcGTCGCGACAACAACGCTTTTGCCGATCATACACAAGAAGCGAACAAGATATATAAGCGgcagctcaagaacatcaataTGAATATGGAGCAATACGAGAAAGACAAAAAGGCTCTCATTGAGAAAGCAGCGGCATCGGGCGGTCTAGACATTGTTGAGACCGAGGATGGCGAGCTCATTGCGGTGGATAAGGATGGCTCCTTCTACTCTACCGCCGACTCCACGACGTTTGCTGAAAATAAGCCAGACAAGGCAGCAGTCGACCGCTTGGTGGCAGACCTGCAGagagcagaagaacaaaggctgaagaagcgaaaggagaGGATGGCACAGAACGGggacgatggcgatgtgaCGTACATCAACGAAAAGAATAAGCAATTCAACCAGAAGCTCTCGCGGTTCTACAACAAGTATACCGCAGAGATCAGGGATAGCTTTGAACGAGGAACAATGATttga
- a CDS encoding protein AF-9 has protein sequence MAPQNQLGKRVKLTQVRRPFIVGSTAKPFSDTNPRPAGVPDTHTHSWQVFVKGLDDTDITYWLRRVQFKLHESIPNYVRMVEGEPGKPFLVEETGWGEFDITIKLYYVNDSGEKPQTLYHYLRLHPYGRNEEEKQAMIASNGEIRAWSYEEQLFNEPYEVFYNLLTQGAVPKGWKPSGGKGKGKTRAPPPIPTDSNEVWEHSAMIPAHNRPGQPFSLETEAAEIRKLADAQTQAEDMAKRILAELKAKEELLAKLKGENQAAAAAAKS, from the exons ATGGCGCCCCAAAATCAACTTGGGAAGCGTGTTAAGCTTACGCAAGTCCGTCGGCCTTTTATCGTTGGGAGCACAGCGAAGCCTTTTTCCGACACGAACCCGCGACCAGCGGGTGTCCCTGACACCCATACGCACTCATGGCAGGTTTTCGTCAAAGGTCTCGACGATACCGACATTACCTACTGGCTGCGTCGGGTTCAATTCAAACTTCATGAGTCTATCCCTAATTATGTACGAA TGGTTGAGGGCGAACCCGGAAAACCTTTTTTAGTCGAAGAGACAGGCTGGGGTGAGTTTGACATAACGATCAAACTCTACTATGTCAACGACTCGGGGGAAAAACCCCAGACACTATACCATTATCTGCGTCTACATCCCTACGGCCggaacgaagaagaaaagcaagctATGATCGCCTCGAATGGCGAGATCCGCGCATGGAGCTACGAAGaacagctcttcaacgaACCCTACGAAGTCTTCTATAACCTCCTCACCCAAGGCGCCGTACCCAAGGGATGGAAGCCGAGCGGTGGCAAGGGCAAAGGGAAGACGCGCGCACCACCGCCTATCCCAACTGACAGCAACGAGGTTTGGGAGCATTCGGCGATGATACCAGCGCACAACCGACCGGGGCAGCCTTTCAGTCTAGAAACTGAAGCAGCCGAGATACGCAAGCTAGCAGATGCGCAGACTCAAGCTGAGGATATGGCCAAAAGGATACTTGCTGAGCTCAAAGCTAAAGAAGAACTACTTGCGAAACTAAAGGGCGAGAATCaggcagctgcagctgcagccaagtCATAG
- a CDS encoding mitochondrial distribution and morphology protein 34, producing MAFNFNWSPLTADADFYRRARDLLTKALNKSPKPPIIVDDILVSEFNLGTVPPDLEILEIGDLAEDRFRGIFKMTYSGDAFLTLKTRVQANPLNTYLYSKPTFTSPQPLAAASGLTIPLSITLSDFKLSAFIILVFSKQKGLTLVFRNDPLESLKVSSTFDSIQFVRDYLQRTIEQQLRNLMMDELPAIIHRLSLQLWCPDQANKGTETPAAKEDEAGVDPLASPPLDPVDANGNLLDPNAISELTLNGSGEVQSLFSQKNLLRLAALTDSHRTLSLFTPGIRDVVFRAWTGYGERSETSTPLLSTPTLTKTMSFHAGNSTTYTFSDTASNAHGHLPSRPSLISMNSAMNGRSLGAGRSRTGRKKKTRVVNLRRTKSEVTTPETSSEASDTASVDVPLSEPMIDESIPEETESSIIAEASTPNKVRFRSAGEAGRPSIMATLEEARRMGSPLKNAVQPPESQNYPLSASITSELKSEKGKFPGLENQSISSETSSVILEQAWIMKMAGEIAKRVYDEKNRQRRPWDEREDAPPPAYEAATQ from the exons ATGgccttcaacttcaactggTCGCCGCTAACTGCGGACGCCGACTTCTACCGTCGCGCGCGCGACCTTTTGACCAAGGCCCTAAACAAGAGTCCGAAGCCGCCCATCATTGTGGATGATATTCTTGTCAGCGAATTCAATCTTGGGACCGTACCCCCTGATCTTGAAATATTGGAAATTGGTGATCTTGCGGAGGATAGGTTCCGGGGCATCTTCAAAATGACATATTCTGGTGATGCGTTCCTGACCCTCAAGACAAGAGTTCAA GCAAATCCTTTGAATACATATCTCTACTCTAAACCGACTTTCACATCTCCTCAACCGTTGGCCGCCGCTTCTGGCCTAACCATTCCACTCTCGATCACATTGTCTGATTTCAAGCTTTCTGCTTTCATCATACTGGTATTCTCAAAACAAAAAGGGCTTACCCTCGTCTTCCGAAATGACCCACTCGAATCCCTCAAGGTATCCTCTACCTTTGACTCGATACAGTTCGTTCGCGATTACTTGCAGAGAACAATTGAGCAACAACTACGcaacttgatgatggatgaatTACCGGCAATTATTCACCGACTGTCTCTTCAATTGTGGTGTCCTGACCAGGCCAACAAGGGCACCGAAACACCAGCTGcgaaagaagacgaagccgGTGTCGACCCTTTGGCTAGCCCTCCCTTGGATCCCGTGGATGCCAATGGCAATCTTCTCGACCCCAATGCTATTTCTGAGCTCACGTTGAATGGAAGTGGAGAAGTCCAATCATTGTTTTCTCAGAAGAATTTGTTGCGTCTTGCAGCCTTGACCGATTCGCATCGCACCTTATCACTCTTTACTCCTGGTATTCGAGATGTCGTCTTCCGTGCTTGGACAGGTTATGGAGAACGATCGGAAACGTCTACGCCCCTGCTTTCGACACCCACTCTCACCAAGACCATGTCATTCCACGCAGGAAACTCGACAACATACACCTTTTCAGATACAGCGAGCAACGCACACGGCCATCTCCCATCTCGCCCTTCACTCATTAGTATGAATTCGGCAATGAACGGGAGATCACTTGGGGCAGGTCGATCACGGACAgggcgcaagaagaagacacgCGTGGTGAATCTGAGACGTACCAAATCAGAAGTTACCACCCCAGAGACTAGCAGTGAAGCGTCGGATACGGCATCTGTAGATGTCCCTCTATCTGAGCCCATGATCGACGAATCAATTCCTGAGGAGACTGAGTCGTCTATCATTGCTGAGGCATCCACACCGAATAAAGTTCGCTTTAGAAGCGCGGGTGAGGCAGGGCGTCCCTCAATCATGGCCACTCTTGAGGAAGCACGAAGGATGGGCTCCCCGCTCAAGAACGCCGTTCAACCCCCAGAATCTCAGAACTATCCATTGAGTGCTTCTATCACTTCTGAACTGAAGTCTGAGAAGGGCAAATTTCCTGGATTGGAAAACCAAAGCATTAGCTCGGAGACCTCTTCTGTCATCCTTGAACAAGCTTGGATTATGAAGATGGCTGGCGAAATTGCCAAGCGAGTTTATGACGAGAAGAACAGGCAACGTAGGCCTTGGGATGAGCGTGAGGAcgcaccaccaccagcataCGAAGCTGCTACTCAGTAG
- a CDS encoding 1-(5-phosphoribosyl)-5-[(5-phosphoribosylamino)methylideneamino] imidazole-4-carboxamide isomerase, translated as MTKFRPCIDLHAGQVKQIVGGTLDSTSSALQTNYVSQHPPAHFAQLYRDNDLTGAHVIMLGPGNEGPAKEALEAWPGGLQVGGGINDKNAKEWLDAGAEKVIITSYLFPEGRFSQARLDAVLQALGGDRNKLVIDLSCRRRGEDSWFVAMNKWQTITDMEVNQESIKSLEPYCSEFLIHAADNEGLQRGVDENLVQRLSEWCSIPVTYAGGGRHLEDLDNVKRLSNGRVDLTIGSALDCFGGSGVKFDDCVAWNKKQNV; from the exons atgaccaaATTCCGGCCCTGCATTGACCTTCATGCAGGACAGGTCAAGCAGATTGTCGGCGGTACTCTTGACAGCACATCGTCAGCTCTTCAAACCAACTACGTCTCGCAACATCCTCCGGCTCACTTTGCTCAATTATACCGCGACAATGATCTCACTGGTGCACATGTCATCATGTTAGGTCCAGGAAATGAGGGGCCTGCTAAAGAGGCGCTTGAGGCCTGGCCTGGTGGTCTTCAGGTCGGAGGTGGTATCAATGACAAGAACGCAAAGGAATGGCTGGATGCGGGAGCAGAGAAG GTCATCATTACATCGTACCTTTTCCCCGAGGGCCGCTTCAGTCAAGCGAGGCTTGATGCAGTGTTGCAAGCTCTTGGCGGTGATAGAAACAAACTTGTTATTGACCTAAGTTGCCGACGCCGAGGAGAGGATTCTTGGTTCGTTGCAATGAACAAATGGCAAACCATCACAGATATGGAAGTCAACCAAG AATCTATCAAGTCTTTGGAGCCTTACTGCTCGGAATTCTTGATCCATGCTGCAGATAATGAGGGTCTACAAAGgggggttgatgagaatctTGTGCAGCGTCTTTCTGAATGGTGTTCGATTCCGGTGACTTATGCTGGAGGTGGTagacatcttgaagacttggaCAATGTGAAGAGACTCAGCAACGGTAGGGTGGATCTCACAATCGGAAGTGCATTGGACTGTTTCGGAGGCTCAGGTGTCAAGTTCGATGATTGCGTTGCTTGGAATAAGAAACAAAACGTTTAG